From Candidatus Nitricoxidivorans perseverans, the proteins below share one genomic window:
- a CDS encoding TonB-dependent copper receptor, producing MKTSRRPLCLLLAAAFPAFAQDTAVTFGEVVVTAPQMRDPLVIANNPKAPQVPVPANDGASFLKNIPGFNVVRKGGTDGDPVLRGLAGSRLPILLDGAEFHGGCGMRMDPPTAYVFPEAFDRVVVIKGPQTVRYGNGNLAGVVSFERDAKPFKESGARAFGSLMVGSWGRLDGVVDATFGNPNGYLRASGTHSESDDYEDGNGRKVHSLFKRDSLNFLGGWTPDANTRIEISAARSGAEAAYADRTMDGVVFDREGYGIKFERKRISEVLRKVEAQYNDNYIDHVMDNYSLRTKSVANYMWNNPDRKTKGLRASAEMNVGKAAVLTVGADWQNNLHTLRTFSNAVLAGIDTVARGKDLEATTTGVFGELTYALSDGRRLLAGLRHDRFSVDRFTWSTGAANGSAKESLNGGFLRYEHDLSGQPATAYMGLGRGERPMDHWEATTYNGLTAAGKLNPETNTQIDAGLIWNGENLNGSLSAYYSKIGDYVLTRNNNTSSNVDATRHGLEADVAWRFAKQWTMRGSYAYVHADNDTMGVPLAQTPPHELKLGLDWQAGSLTLGGLARLVGGQDRVHIGYGNVVGQDLGATGGFATLALNGSYRFDKKTLLSVGVDNVFDRIYAEHISRTGSTAISGYTTDIRVNEPGRFVWVKASFALD from the coding sequence ATGAAAACGTCCCGCCGCCCGCTCTGCCTCCTTCTGGCCGCCGCCTTCCCGGCCTTCGCCCAGGACACCGCCGTCACGTTCGGCGAGGTCGTCGTCACCGCGCCGCAGATGCGCGACCCGCTGGTGATCGCCAACAACCCCAAGGCGCCGCAGGTGCCCGTGCCCGCCAACGACGGCGCAAGCTTCCTCAAGAACATACCCGGCTTCAACGTCGTCCGGAAGGGCGGCACCGACGGCGACCCGGTGCTGCGCGGCCTGGCCGGCTCGCGGCTGCCCATCCTGCTCGACGGCGCCGAATTCCATGGCGGCTGCGGCATGCGCATGGACCCGCCGACCGCCTACGTCTTCCCGGAAGCCTTTGACCGCGTGGTCGTCATCAAGGGGCCGCAGACGGTGCGCTACGGCAACGGCAACCTGGCCGGCGTGGTCTCGTTCGAGCGCGACGCAAAGCCTTTCAAGGAGTCCGGCGCGCGCGCCTTCGGCAGCCTGATGGTCGGTTCCTGGGGGCGGCTCGACGGCGTGGTCGATGCCACGTTTGGCAACCCGAACGGTTATCTGCGCGCCAGCGGCACGCACTCCGAATCCGACGACTATGAGGACGGCAACGGCCGCAAGGTGCATTCGCTCTTCAAGCGCGACAGCCTCAACTTCCTGGGCGGATGGACACCCGACGCGAACACCCGCATCGAGATTTCCGCCGCGAGGAGCGGGGCCGAGGCCGCCTACGCGGACCGCACGATGGACGGCGTCGTGTTCGACCGCGAAGGCTACGGCATCAAGTTCGAGAGGAAGCGCATCTCGGAGGTGCTGCGCAAGGTCGAGGCGCAATACAACGACAATTACATCGATCACGTGATGGACAACTACTCGCTGCGCACGAAAAGCGTGGCCAATTACATGTGGAACAACCCGGACCGCAAGACGAAAGGCCTGCGGGCGAGCGCCGAGATGAACGTGGGCAAGGCGGCGGTCCTGACGGTGGGCGCCGATTGGCAGAACAACCTCCACACTTTGCGCACCTTCAGCAACGCCGTCCTGGCCGGTATCGATACCGTCGCGCGCGGCAAGGATCTCGAGGCCACGACGACGGGCGTCTTCGGCGAGCTGACCTACGCGTTGTCCGACGGGCGGCGCCTGCTCGCCGGCCTGCGCCACGATCGCTTTTCCGTCGACCGCTTCACCTGGAGCACCGGCGCCGCCAACGGCAGCGCGAAGGAAAGCCTGAACGGCGGCTTCCTGCGCTACGAGCATGACCTTTCCGGCCAGCCGGCCACCGCCTACATGGGCCTCGGCCGCGGAGAGCGGCCCATGGATCACTGGGAGGCGACCACCTACAACGGCCTGACGGCGGCGGGCAAGCTCAACCCGGAAACCAACACCCAGATCGACGCGGGCCTGATCTGGAACGGCGAAAACCTGAACGGTTCGCTTTCGGCCTACTATTCGAAGATCGGCGACTACGTGCTGACCCGCAACAACAATACCTCGTCGAACGTCGACGCCACCCGCCACGGCCTCGAAGCCGACGTCGCCTGGCGCTTCGCCAAGCAATGGACGATGCGCGGCAGCTACGCCTATGTGCACGCCGACAACGACACCATGGGCGTCCCGCTCGCGCAAACCCCGCCGCACGAACTCAAGCTCGGCCTCGACTGGCAGGCCGGTTCCCTGACCCTGGGCGGACTGGCGCGCCTGGTCGGCGGGCAGGATCGCGTGCATATCGGCTACGGCAACGTCGTCGGGCAGGACCTCGGCGCCACGGGCGGCTTCGCGACGCTGGCGCTGAACGGCAGCTACCGGTTCGACAAGAAGACGCTCCTCTCCGTCGGGGTGGACAACGTCTTCGACCGCATTTACGCCGAACACATCAGCCGCACCGGCTCCACCGCGATCTCCGGCTACACGACGGACATCCGCGTCAATGAGCCCGGCCGTTTCGTCTGGGTGAAGGCGAGCTTCGCGCTCGATTGA
- a CDS encoding glycine zipper 2TM domain-containing protein encodes MSESTGKTSPFVIAASVAVVIASVVAIGAMTGLLPGRGAETGAEATSTPAESGKTAGEAATSSQPARPARKTVEQKPVAKAAVKDVPKSSAQAPVCGDCGAITAIRTVEQAGEGSGLGAVAGGVVGGLLGNQVGKGTGKDIATIAGAVGGGYAGHQIEKKVKTAKRYEITVRMDDGGSRTMVQEAAPAFVVGDKVRIVDGALVRN; translated from the coding sequence ATGTCAGAATCCACCGGCAAAACCAGTCCCTTCGTCATCGCGGCATCCGTTGCGGTGGTCATCGCCAGCGTCGTGGCGATCGGCGCCATGACCGGGCTGCTGCCCGGTCGCGGCGCCGAAACCGGAGCTGAAGCGACAAGTACGCCCGCCGAATCCGGCAAGACGGCCGGCGAGGCCGCAACGTCATCCCAACCCGCCAGGCCGGCGCGCAAGACAGTCGAGCAAAAGCCCGTCGCGAAGGCGGCGGTCAAGGACGTTCCTAAAAGTAGTGCGCAGGCTCCGGTGTGCGGCGACTGCGGCGCCATTACCGCCATCCGCACGGTCGAACAGGCCGGCGAAGGCAGCGGCCTGGGTGCGGTTGCCGGCGGCGTCGTGGGAGGGCTGCTGGGAAATCAGGTCGGCAAAGGCACCGGGAAGGATATCGCCACCATCGCCGGGGCGGTCGGCGGCGGCTATGCCGGCCACCAGATCGAGAAGAAGGTCAAAACCGCCAAGCGATACGAAATCACCGTCCGCATGGATGATGGCGGCAGCCGCACCATGGTGCAGGAAGCCGCGCCTGCCTTCGTCGTCGGCGACAAGGTAAGGATCGTCGACGGCGCATTGGTGCGCAATTAG
- a CDS encoding TolC family protein, whose translation MKPFRFVLAFALLYAGAAFAADTPAANGLARALEQAWRLHPQAAALDARDAEARATRDIAAGLAPEPGSVSIGGRNDRLNRNLGKQEYEIELAAPLWLPGQKAAREAEAVSRIDEASARRAALRSELAGELREAWWSLAAARNAKALAARRLDTARLLAADVRRRHEVGELSRIDANLARSEVHAAGAELIETEATLLQAEQALRTLTGTAAPQDMGEEAPATPETHPLLTAAAATARAARARVAVANESRRAAPELALRVVRERGDFAEPYANTIGIRLKIPFSSDARVRRESSAAQADADRADAEMLRAQTRVRLEAERARSALQSAERQLAMAQERLALSAENLRLSEKAFSLGESDLATLLRIRAAAFDAEAFLDRQRVARAAAVSRANQAMGVLP comes from the coding sequence ATGAAACCCTTTCGATTCGTCCTTGCGTTTGCCTTGCTGTATGCCGGTGCCGCGTTCGCTGCCGACACGCCGGCAGCGAACGGCCTGGCGCGGGCACTCGAACAGGCTTGGCGCCTGCATCCGCAGGCCGCGGCCCTGGATGCCCGCGACGCCGAGGCGCGCGCGACACGCGACATCGCCGCCGGCCTGGCGCCGGAGCCGGGTTCGGTCAGCATCGGCGGCCGCAACGACCGGCTCAATCGCAACCTGGGCAAGCAGGAATATGAAATCGAGCTGGCGGCGCCCTTGTGGCTGCCGGGGCAAAAGGCGGCGCGCGAAGCCGAAGCGGTAAGCCGCATCGATGAAGCGAGCGCAAGGCGCGCCGCCTTGCGCTCGGAGCTGGCCGGCGAGCTCCGCGAGGCATGGTGGTCGCTGGCCGCGGCGCGCAATGCCAAGGCTCTGGCAGCCCGTCGCCTCGATACCGCTCGGCTGCTTGCGGCCGATGTTCGGCGCCGGCACGAGGTCGGCGAGCTGTCCCGCATCGACGCCAATCTGGCGCGGAGCGAAGTGCACGCGGCCGGCGCCGAACTGATCGAGACCGAGGCGACTCTGCTCCAGGCGGAACAAGCCTTGCGCACACTGACCGGCACGGCTGCGCCGCAGGATATGGGCGAAGAAGCACCGGCGACGCCCGAAACACATCCCTTGCTCACGGCCGCGGCCGCGACCGCGCGCGCCGCCCGCGCCAGGGTAGCGGTCGCCAACGAATCGCGGCGTGCCGCGCCGGAACTGGCGCTGCGCGTGGTGCGCGAGCGCGGCGACTTCGCCGAGCCCTACGCCAACACGATCGGCATACGGCTGAAGATTCCGTTCTCTTCGGACGCGCGGGTGCGCAGGGAAAGCTCGGCGGCCCAAGCCGACGCCGACCGGGCCGACGCCGAAATGCTGCGCGCCCAGACCCGCGTCCGGCTCGAAGCGGAGCGCGCGCGGAGCGCCCTGCAATCCGCGGAACGCCAGTTGGCGATGGCGCAGGAGCGCCTCGCGCTTTCTGCCGAGAATTTGCGTCTGAGCGAAAAGGCTTTCTCGCTCGGCGAATCCGACCTGGCGACGCTGCTGCGCATCCGCGCCGCCGCCTTCGACGCCGAGGCCTTCCTCGACCGCCAGCGCGTCGCCCGCGCCGCGGCGGTCTCGCGCGCCAATCAAGCCATGGGGGTATTGCCTTGA
- a CDS encoding HlyD family efflux transporter periplasmic adaptor subunit: protein MKLPIAIVLLFASPAAFGHGGEDHGAPPPAVSQDVAPRAAAATEDFEVVAALEGKHLVVYVDRFASNEPIAKAKVEVEGAGLNGLAAEAAPGAYVMNLAAPMPPAKHALTIGIEAADSADLLSATLGVAPPRRSAAPLPWWKRWLAREKPASSSIAPLATGPQRLADGSLFVPKPVQRQLGLRTRPARIGDLAATVELNGKVVPDPDSGGRVQATFAGIVMPGPKGMPLPGRKVAKGEVLAWLRPVAGAIERGNQRAQLAELEAQLAIADGRAKRLEQLEGAVPQKEIEAARIEYGALQKRRAYVAASIDSAEPLRAPAAGVISASHHLVAGQMVDAREVLFEIVDPTRLAVEALAYDAGIGATLVAASAVTDQYALDLRFVGSGRQLREQALPLLFRVATVNSMVAVGQPVKVIVRTAYEVKGAAVPRAALTKVGAGQGYDGAVWVHAEAERFVARRVRSQSLDGNNVAIVDGLHEGDRVVVEGAGLLSQVR, encoded by the coding sequence TTGAAACTGCCAATCGCCATCGTACTTCTGTTCGCCTCGCCCGCCGCCTTCGGCCACGGCGGCGAGGACCACGGCGCGCCGCCGCCGGCCGTCAGCCAGGACGTCGCGCCGCGGGCGGCGGCGGCCACCGAGGATTTCGAGGTGGTGGCCGCCCTCGAAGGCAAGCACCTGGTGGTGTATGTCGATCGCTTTGCCAGCAACGAGCCGATCGCCAAGGCCAAGGTCGAGGTCGAGGGCGCCGGCCTGAATGGGCTCGCCGCCGAGGCCGCGCCGGGCGCCTACGTCATGAACCTGGCCGCGCCCATGCCGCCGGCCAAGCATGCGCTGACCATCGGCATCGAAGCCGCCGACAGCGCCGACCTGTTGTCGGCCACGCTGGGCGTCGCGCCGCCGCGCCGGTCTGCCGCCCCCCTGCCATGGTGGAAACGATGGCTTGCACGGGAAAAGCCCGCCTCGTCATCCATCGCGCCGCTCGCCACCGGACCCCAACGCCTGGCCGACGGCAGCCTGTTCGTACCCAAGCCGGTGCAGCGCCAACTGGGTCTGCGCACCCGGCCGGCGCGCATCGGCGATCTCGCCGCGACGGTCGAACTCAACGGCAAGGTCGTCCCCGATCCCGACAGCGGCGGCCGCGTCCAGGCGACGTTCGCCGGCATCGTCATGCCCGGCCCCAAGGGCATGCCGCTGCCGGGACGCAAGGTCGCCAAGGGCGAAGTGCTGGCCTGGCTGCGCCCGGTGGCCGGCGCCATCGAGCGCGGCAACCAGCGGGCGCAACTGGCCGAACTGGAGGCGCAACTGGCGATCGCCGACGGGCGCGCGAAGCGGCTGGAGCAGCTCGAGGGCGCAGTGCCGCAAAAGGAAATCGAGGCGGCGCGGATCGAGTACGGCGCGCTGCAAAAGCGCCGCGCCTATGTGGCCGCCAGCATCGACAGCGCCGAGCCGCTACGGGCGCCGGCGGCGGGCGTGATCAGCGCCTCGCACCATCTGGTGGCCGGGCAGATGGTCGACGCCAGGGAAGTCCTGTTCGAGATCGTCGATCCGACGCGCCTGGCGGTGGAGGCGCTGGCCTACGACGCCGGCATCGGCGCGACGCTGGTGGCGGCGAGCGCGGTGACGGACCAGTACGCGCTGGACCTCAGGTTCGTCGGCAGCGGCCGGCAGTTGCGCGAGCAGGCCTTGCCCTTGCTGTTCCGCGTCGCCACGGTCAACTCGATGGTCGCCGTCGGCCAGCCGGTCAAGGTGATCGTGCGCACCGCCTACGAGGTCAAGGGCGCGGCGGTGCCGCGCGCGGCGCTGACCAAGGTCGGCGCCGGCCAGGGCTACGATGGGGCGGTCTGGGTGCATGCCGAGGCCGAGCGTTTCGTCGCCCGCCGCGTGCGCTCGCAGTCGCTGGACGGCAACAACGTCGCCATCGTCGACGGCCTGCACGAGGGCGACCGGGTGGTCGTCGAGGGTGCCGGCCTACTCTCGCAAGTCCGCTGA
- a CDS encoding efflux RND transporter permease subunit: MFDFIIHAALKQRLIVLGVSLLLIVYGALTLRQMPVDVFPDLNKPTVTLMTEAGGMAPEEVEQLVSFPIESGMNGMPGVTRVRSVSGIGLSIIYVEFEWGTDIYRNRQQIAERLNLVREQLPPGIVPQLGPIASIMGEILLIAIPADPDKVSPMAVREYADWVMRPRLLTIPGVAQVIAIGGEVRQYRVELKPAQLQALGVEREKLEAALRDFGANTSGGFLEAQGREWLIRQIGRSSRLEDLQNLVVSVRSGPNDGQPILLRQLADVKLAPAIKRGDGSYKAKPAVILSVQKQPSADSVTLTREVEKAIAELGKSLPAGVAAPSFLFKQADFIEHSVTNVEEALRDGAILVAVILFLFLLNVRTTLISLMAIPVSLLATALVFHYFGLSINTMTLGGLAIAIGELVDDAVVGVENVLRRLKLNRAEAAPRPVAEVIAAATLEVRSAIVYATAIIVLVFVPLFVLPGIEGRLFTPLGVAYIVSILASMVVSVTLTPVMAYYLLPHMKQLHAGDSPLVTWLKRWDAKLLHWSFGRARTLLAVALALVVVVAASVPFFPRSFLPPFNEGTLTVNVLLNPGTSLTESNRIGTLAEQLVAQVPEVIQTGRRTGRAELDEHAEGVHYTEMEVDLKASARSRDEIIADIRGRLAALPAVTSVGQPISHRLDHLLSGVRAQIALKVYGDDLDTLRGLAADLRDRLGRIPGVTDLQVEKQVLIPQVKIRLDYEQAARYGVAPGALLRSLEQMIEGERITQVIEGGDAGSRRFDLLLRLPESGRGPQALADLLIETPGGHVPLSKIASVEESDGPNQVSRENSRRRIVLSANVDNSAAGRDMSQVIAAIRAELATRPLPEGYFTALEGQFQAQEQASRLIALLAAASLTMIFMVLYSRYRSMALTLIIMGNIPLALVGSVIALWISGQPLSVAALVGFITLTGIATRNGILKISHYINLCAFENETFGRHMIVRGSLERLTPVLMTALVAAFALLPLLLSADAPGKEVLHPVAVVIFGGLMSSTLLDTLLTPLMFWLWGRPTLDRLLAAKESESF, encoded by the coding sequence ATGTTCGACTTCATCATCCACGCCGCCCTCAAGCAGCGGCTCATCGTCCTCGGCGTCTCGCTGCTGCTGATCGTCTATGGCGCGCTCACCCTGCGGCAGATGCCGGTCGACGTCTTTCCCGACCTCAACAAGCCCACGGTGACGCTGATGACCGAGGCCGGCGGCATGGCGCCGGAGGAGGTCGAGCAACTGGTGAGCTTTCCCATCGAATCGGGCATGAACGGCATGCCGGGCGTGACGCGCGTGCGCTCGGTGTCGGGCATCGGCCTGTCTATCATTTACGTCGAGTTTGAATGGGGCACCGACATCTACCGCAACCGGCAGCAGATCGCCGAACGCCTGAACCTGGTGCGCGAACAGTTGCCGCCGGGCATCGTGCCCCAGCTCGGCCCGATCGCCTCGATCATGGGCGAGATCCTGTTGATCGCCATCCCGGCCGACCCGGACAAGGTCAGCCCGATGGCGGTGCGCGAGTATGCCGACTGGGTGATGCGGCCGCGTTTGCTGACCATCCCCGGCGTCGCCCAGGTGATCGCCATCGGCGGCGAGGTGCGCCAGTACCGCGTCGAGTTGAAGCCTGCCCAACTGCAGGCGCTGGGCGTCGAGCGCGAAAAGCTCGAAGCGGCGCTGCGCGACTTCGGCGCCAACACCAGCGGCGGCTTTCTCGAAGCCCAGGGCCGCGAATGGCTGATCCGCCAGATCGGCCGCAGCTCGCGACTCGAGGACTTGCAGAACCTGGTGGTGAGCGTGCGCAGTGGACCCAATGACGGCCAGCCGATCCTGCTCAGGCAGTTGGCCGACGTGAAGCTGGCGCCGGCCATCAAGCGCGGCGACGGCAGTTACAAGGCGAAGCCGGCGGTGATCCTCTCGGTGCAGAAGCAGCCGTCCGCCGACAGCGTGACCCTGACCCGCGAGGTGGAGAAGGCCATCGCCGAACTGGGCAAGAGCCTGCCGGCCGGCGTCGCGGCGCCCAGTTTCCTGTTCAAGCAGGCCGACTTCATCGAGCATTCGGTGACCAACGTCGAGGAAGCGCTGCGCGACGGCGCGATCCTCGTGGCGGTGATCCTGTTCCTCTTCCTGTTGAACGTGCGCACCACGCTCATTTCGCTTATGGCGATTCCGGTATCGCTCCTGGCGACCGCGCTGGTGTTCCATTACTTCGGACTGTCGATCAACACCATGACGCTGGGCGGCCTGGCCATCGCCATCGGAGAACTGGTGGACGACGCCGTGGTCGGGGTGGAAAACGTGCTGCGGCGCTTGAAGCTCAACCGCGCCGAGGCTGCGCCGCGGCCGGTCGCCGAGGTCATCGCCGCCGCCACGCTCGAAGTGCGCTCGGCCATCGTCTATGCGACCGCGATCATCGTACTGGTGTTCGTGCCCCTGTTCGTGCTGCCCGGCATCGAGGGGCGCCTGTTCACGCCGCTGGGGGTGGCCTACATCGTCTCGATCCTCGCCAGCATGGTCGTGTCGGTGACCCTCACCCCGGTGATGGCCTACTACCTGCTGCCGCACATGAAGCAACTGCATGCCGGCGACAGCCCGCTGGTGACCTGGCTCAAGCGCTGGGACGCGAAGCTGCTGCACTGGTCCTTCGGCCGTGCGCGCACCCTGCTGGCGGTCGCGCTGGCGCTGGTGGTCGTCGTCGCGGCGAGCGTGCCCTTCTTCCCGCGCTCTTTCCTGCCGCCCTTCAACGAAGGCACGCTGACGGTCAATGTGCTGCTCAACCCCGGCACGTCGCTGACCGAATCCAACCGCATCGGCACGCTGGCCGAGCAACTGGTGGCCCAAGTGCCCGAAGTCATCCAGACGGGGCGCCGCACCGGCCGCGCCGAACTCGACGAACATGCCGAGGGTGTGCATTACACCGAGATGGAGGTGGACCTCAAGGCCTCCGCGCGCAGCCGCGACGAGATCATCGCCGATATCCGCGGCCGCCTGGCCGCCCTGCCGGCGGTGACCAGCGTCGGCCAGCCGATCTCGCACCGCCTCGACCACCTGCTCTCCGGCGTGCGCGCCCAGATCGCCCTGAAGGTCTACGGCGACGACCTCGACACGCTGCGCGGGCTGGCCGCCGACCTGCGCGACCGCTTGGGGCGGATTCCCGGCGTCACCGACTTGCAGGTCGAGAAGCAGGTGCTGATCCCGCAGGTGAAGATCCGCCTCGACTACGAGCAGGCGGCGCGCTACGGCGTCGCCCCCGGCGCGCTGCTGCGCAGCCTAGAACAGATGATCGAGGGCGAACGCATCACCCAAGTCATCGAAGGAGGGGACGCAGGTTCGCGCCGCTTCGATCTGCTGTTGCGCCTGCCGGAAAGCGGACGCGGCCCGCAGGCGCTGGCCGACCTGCTGATCGAGACGCCGGGCGGCCATGTGCCACTGTCGAAGATCGCCAGCGTCGAGGAGTCCGACGGCCCCAACCAGGTCAGCCGCGAGAACTCGCGCCGCCGCATCGTGCTCTCGGCGAATGTTGACAACAGCGCCGCCGGCCGCGACATGTCGCAGGTGATCGCCGCCATCCGCGCCGAGCTGGCCACCCGGCCCCTGCCCGAGGGCTACTTCACCGCGCTGGAGGGCCAGTTCCAGGCGCAGGAGCAGGCCTCGCGCCTCATCGCGCTGCTCGCCGCCGCGTCGCTGACCATGATTTTCATGGTGCTCTACAGCCGCTACCGCTCGATGGCGCTGACCCTCATCATCATGGGCAACATCCCGCTGGCCCTGGTCGGCAGTGTGATCGCGCTATGGATTTCCGGTCAGCCCCTGTCGGTCGCCGCCCTGGTCGGCTTCATCACCCTGACCGGCATCGCCACGCGCAACGGCATCCTGAAGATCAGCCACTACATCAACCTGTGCGCCTTCGAGAATGAAACTTTCGGCCGGCACATGATCGTGCGCGGCTCGCTGGAGCGCCTGACGCCCGTGCTGATGACCGCGCTGGTGGCCGCCTTCGCGCTGCTGCCGCTCCTGCTCTCCGCCGACGCGCCGGGCAAGGAAGTGCTGCACCCGGTGGCGGTGGTGATCTTCGGCGGCCTGATGAGTTCGACGTTGCTCGATACCCTGCTCACGCCGCTGATGTTCTGGCTGTGGGGCCGGCCAACCCTGGATCGCCTGCTCGCCGCCAAAGAGAGCGAAAGTTTCTAA
- a CDS encoding acetyltransferase, whose product MLNHQNIYDVFNGDADGICALLQLRLEQELPEAKPVTGVKRDIRLLEQVKAKPRDELTVLDVSLDSNRSELMRALADGARLTWFDHHYAGDIPRHANLRAFIDTSAETCTSLLVDRHLGGARRSWAIVGAFGDNLTALGERLSAEAGLDATQTAALRDLGEALNYNAYGESLADLRYHPATLYRLLKQYRRPLAFVAEAPAYAALREGYREDMKLAGDLRPALAEAWGAVYILPDAAWARRVSGVFANRVAAASPQRATAVLTGRPGGGYVVSVRAPLARPDGADALCRQFESGGGRKAAAGINRLPETEMERFAKAFQTAFVPPTACCASHSFI is encoded by the coding sequence ATGCTCAACCACCAGAACATCTACGACGTTTTCAACGGCGACGCCGACGGCATCTGCGCCCTCCTGCAATTGCGGCTTGAGCAGGAGTTGCCCGAAGCGAAGCCGGTCACGGGGGTCAAGCGCGACATCCGCCTGCTGGAGCAGGTGAAGGCGAAGCCGCGCGACGAGCTCACGGTGCTGGACGTGTCGCTCGATTCGAACCGGTCCGAGCTGATGCGGGCGCTGGCGGACGGGGCGCGTCTGACCTGGTTCGATCATCACTACGCCGGAGACATTCCGCGGCATGCCAACTTGCGGGCGTTCATCGACACGTCCGCCGAGACCTGCACGAGCCTGCTGGTGGACCGCCATCTGGGCGGCGCGCGGCGCAGCTGGGCCATCGTCGGGGCGTTCGGCGACAACCTGACCGCGCTGGGCGAGCGGCTCTCCGCGGAGGCAGGCCTCGATGCGACGCAGACGGCGGCGTTGCGCGACCTGGGCGAGGCGCTGAATTACAACGCCTACGGCGAGAGCCTGGCCGACTTGCGCTACCACCCGGCGACGCTTTACCGGCTGTTGAAGCAATATCGCCGCCCCCTCGCCTTCGTCGCCGAGGCGCCGGCCTACGCCGCGTTGCGCGAGGGTTATCGCGAGGACATGAAGCTCGCCGGAGATCTGCGCCCGGCGCTGGCGGAGGCGTGGGGTGCGGTGTACATACTGCCGGATGCCGCGTGGGCGCGTCGCGTCTCGGGGGTGTTCGCGAACCGCGTTGCGGCCGCCAGCCCGCAGCGCGCCACCGCGGTGCTGACGGGCAGACCGGGCGGGGGATACGTCGTGAGCGTGCGCGCGCCGCTGGCGCGGCCGGACGGTGCGGATGCGCTGTGCCGACAGTTCGAAAGCGGCGGGGGAAGAAAGGCGGCGGCTGGGATCAACCGCCTGCCGGAGACGGAGATGGAACGCTTCGCCAAGGCATTCCAGACGGCGTTCGTGCCGCCGACGGCCTGCTGCGCGAGCCACTCCTTTATCTGA
- a CDS encoding nickel transporter, whose product MDTLPNDWLALMFLVFTLGVKHGLDADHLATIDGLTRFNARRNPRLARYCGFLFSLGHGAVVIAVALAIGALARRWAVPAWMEDLGAWISITFLALLGALNLIAVLAAQPGQVVQPVGLKGRFLGRLQRTGNPLLIAAVGALFALSFDTMSQAALFALAGTQSGGVSHALTLGLLFMLGMMLMDGLNGLWIARLIRRADRLACIASRIMGLAVGGLSLLVAGFGFAKYASPQVGAWSDGKELVFGLSFAVVIALSFLLALKLARSEPARFPSL is encoded by the coding sequence ATGGACACCCTTCCGAATGACTGGCTGGCGCTGATGTTCCTGGTCTTCACGCTCGGCGTGAAGCACGGCCTGGATGCCGATCACTTGGCCACCATCGACGGCCTGACCCGATTCAATGCCCGTCGCAACCCGCGGCTGGCACGCTACTGTGGATTCCTGTTTTCCCTGGGCCACGGCGCAGTGGTGATTGCCGTCGCCCTGGCGATTGGGGCGCTGGCGCGCCGCTGGGCGGTGCCGGCGTGGATGGAGGACCTCGGCGCCTGGATCTCCATCACCTTCCTCGCGCTGCTGGGCGCCCTGAACCTGATCGCGGTGCTCGCCGCGCAGCCGGGCCAGGTGGTGCAGCCGGTGGGTCTGAAGGGACGCTTTCTCGGCCGTCTGCAGCGTACCGGCAACCCTTTGCTCATCGCCGCCGTCGGCGCGCTCTTTGCCCTCTCATTCGATACCATGAGCCAGGCGGCGCTGTTCGCCCTCGCCGGCACGCAGTCTGGCGGCGTATCGCACGCACTGACTTTGGGGCTGCTCTTCATGCTTGGCATGATGCTGATGGATGGCCTCAACGGTCTCTGGATCGCGCGCCTCATTCGCCGCGCCGATCGCCTCGCCTGCATCGCCTCCCGCATCATGGGGCTGGCCGTGGGCGGGCTGTCGCTGCTGGTGGCCGGCTTCGGCTTCGCCAAGTACGCCTCGCCCCAGGTCGGCGCCTGGTCCGATGGCAAGGAACTCGTCTTCGGTCTTTCCTTTGCAGTTGTCATCGCCCTGAGTTTCCTGCTGGCCCTCAAGCTCGCCCGCAGCGAACCGGCCCGCTTCCCGTCCTTATGA